In one Mucilaginibacter ginsenosidivorax genomic region, the following are encoded:
- a CDS encoding pyridoxal phosphate-dependent aminotransferase, with the protein MSALSNRINNLSESATIKMAKLGRELAAKGVDVISLSFGEPDFHTPEHIKEAAKQAMDKNFTYYTPVAGYPELRKAVVAKLKNENNLDYDFSQIVVSTGAKQAIANAVLCLVNPGEEVIIPTPYWVSYSEVVKLAEGVSVFINTTVEQNFKITPEQLEAAITPKTKLFMFSSPCNPTGSVYSKDELEGLAKVFEKHPHVYILSDEIYEHINYVDKHESIAQFDYIKDRVIIINGWSKAFAMTGWRIGYTASNKEIAIACDKMQGQITSGTCSITQRAGVAAYEGGLETVLEMRAAFKKRRDIVYKLLSEIDGLKVNLPDGAFYFFPEVTSFFGKSYNGKTIKDADELSIYLLEEAHVATVGGDSFGDPTAIRLSYAAAEDKLIEAVRRIKEALGKLA; encoded by the coding sequence ATGAGCGCATTAAGTAACCGGATAAATAATCTGTCCGAATCAGCAACAATTAAAATGGCCAAATTAGGCCGTGAACTTGCCGCAAAAGGCGTGGATGTGATCAGTTTGAGCTTTGGCGAGCCTGATTTTCATACACCAGAACACATCAAAGAAGCTGCCAAGCAGGCCATGGATAAAAACTTTACCTACTACACTCCTGTAGCGGGCTATCCTGAACTGCGCAAGGCTGTTGTTGCCAAGCTAAAGAATGAGAACAACCTTGATTATGATTTTAGCCAGATTGTAGTTTCGACAGGAGCTAAACAAGCGATCGCCAACGCGGTGCTGTGTTTGGTTAACCCGGGCGAAGAAGTAATTATCCCTACCCCTTACTGGGTATCATACAGCGAGGTGGTTAAACTTGCCGAAGGTGTAAGCGTTTTTATAAACACTACCGTTGAGCAAAACTTTAAAATTACCCCTGAGCAATTAGAAGCTGCCATCACCCCTAAAACCAAATTGTTTATGTTTTCGTCGCCTTGTAACCCTACAGGCAGCGTTTACAGTAAAGATGAACTGGAAGGCTTGGCAAAGGTGTTTGAAAAACACCCGCATGTATACATTTTAAGCGATGAGATTTATGAGCACATCAACTATGTTGATAAACATGAATCAATAGCCCAGTTTGATTACATTAAAGATCGTGTGATTATTATTAATGGCTGGTCGAAAGCGTTTGCTATGACGGGTTGGAGAATTGGTTACACTGCATCAAATAAAGAGATAGCCATTGCCTGCGATAAAATGCAGGGACAAATAACCTCTGGTACCTGTTCAATCACACAGCGTGCCGGTGTTGCCGCTTACGAAGGTGGTTTAGAAACAGTACTGGAAATGCGCGCCGCATTTAAAAAACGCCGCGATATAGTTTATAAGTTATTGAGCGAAATTGATGGGTTAAAAGTTAACCTGCCCGATGGTGCTTTCTATTTCTTCCCCGAAGTAACTTCATTCTTTGGTAAAAGCTATAATGGCAAAACCATTAAAGATGCTGATGAACTAAGCATTTATCTTTTAGAAGAAGCCCACGTTGCCACCGTTGGCGGCGATTCATTCGGCGATCCTACCGCTATCCGGTTATCATATGCCGCAGCTGAAGATAAGCTGATTGAAGCGGTAAGAAGGATTAAAGAAGCGTTGGGAAAACTGGCGTAA
- a CDS encoding cation diffusion facilitator family transporter, which yields MKEQKRIILISLITGIVLMMAKFGAYFLTGSNFVLSDAAESIVNVIASSFAFFSIYLAAQPRDENHPYGHGKVEYFSVFIEGSLIGIAGLIIIGKSIYSLIHPENIHDLLTGAVIIGATGAINGALGYYMIHKGKVLRSITLDADGHHLIADMVTSIGLVAGLLLIHFVGLVWLDSALSILVALYLIYSAYKLVRRSVGGLMDEADIDVVNEVIKVLSDKRRDAWIDVHNLRAQKYGHELHIDCHLTLPSYFDLTTVHNEVSLVDKMINQEVGIKTELFIHTDPCLPNCCHYCSMPNCPIRSEAKTETIEWTMDIVVRNKKHFE from the coding sequence TTGAAGGAACAAAAAAGGATCATATTAATTTCGCTGATTACGGGTATAGTGTTGATGATGGCGAAATTCGGGGCTTACTTCTTAACAGGTTCCAATTTTGTATTAAGTGATGCGGCCGAAAGTATTGTTAATGTAATAGCCAGTTCCTTCGCTTTCTTCAGTATATACCTTGCAGCACAGCCACGCGATGAAAATCACCCTTATGGGCATGGCAAGGTAGAGTACTTTTCGGTATTTATTGAAGGATCACTTATTGGCATTGCCGGGCTCATCATTATCGGAAAATCTATTTATAGTTTAATTCATCCCGAAAATATTCATGATTTGCTTACCGGTGCGGTTATTATTGGCGCCACGGGTGCTATTAACGGTGCTTTGGGGTATTATATGATCCATAAGGGAAAAGTGTTACGATCGATAACGCTTGATGCAGACGGGCATCACCTGATTGCCGATATGGTAACCAGCATTGGCCTGGTGGCGGGTTTATTATTGATCCACTTTGTGGGCCTGGTATGGCTCGACAGTGCTTTATCTATATTGGTAGCCTTGTATTTAATTTATAGCGCCTACAAATTGGTAAGGCGTTCTGTAGGCGGCCTTATGGACGAAGCCGATATTGATGTAGTTAACGAAGTAATAAAGGTATTAAGCGATAAGCGCCGCGATGCCTGGATAGATGTGCATAACCTGCGCGCCCAAAAATATGGTCATGAGTTGCATATCGACTGTCACCTTACGCTACCCAGTTATTTTGATTTGACTACGGTGCATAACGAGGTATCGCTGGTTGATAAAATGATTAACCAGGAGGTAGGTATAAAAACCGAATTATTTATCCATACCGACCCATGTTTGCCCAATTGCTGCCACTATTGCAGCATGCCCAATTGCCCCATCAGGAGCGAGGCTAAAACAGAAACAATTGAATGGACGATGGATATTGTAGTGCGAAATAAAAAACACTTTGAATAA
- a CDS encoding NUDIX domain-containing protein — MAAYFNVRVYGLLLNDNDELLVSDEQEYGMQFTKFPGGGLELGEGLVDGLKREFMEECNLEIEIVGHFYTTDFFVKSAFNNSQVISVYYLVRSVSPVNLVAKTVAFDFDGEGEVLQSFRWINLTALSIADFAFPTDKRVVELLQDEL, encoded by the coding sequence ATGGCAGCGTATTTTAATGTAAGAGTTTACGGCCTGTTGCTTAATGATAACGACGAATTGCTGGTAAGCGATGAGCAGGAATACGGCATGCAATTTACCAAATTTCCTGGCGGCGGCCTTGAATTGGGCGAAGGCCTGGTTGATGGGCTGAAGCGCGAATTTATGGAGGAGTGCAACCTGGAAATTGAAATTGTAGGACATTTTTATACAACTGATTTTTTTGTAAAATCGGCCTTTAACAATTCGCAGGTCATCAGCGTTTATTACCTGGTACGTAGCGTAAGCCCGGTAAATTTAGTTGCCAAAACCGTAGCATTTGATTTTGACGGGGAAGGTGAAGTGCTACAGTCGTTTAGGTGGATAAACTTAACTGCGTTGAGTATTGCGGATTTTGCATTCCCTACAGATAAACGGGTAGTTGAACTTTTACAGGATGAGTTATGA